A window of Bacillus sp. E(2018) contains these coding sequences:
- a CDS encoding beta-galactosidase yields MIEIKNKQIIIDGMPVLITCGEIHYYRLDKSDWQDRLDKLKETGCNAVATYVPWLWHEPVEGQFDFTGKTRPETDLAGFIDLCTENGFYFFVRPGPFIMAEMKNEGLPYWVYEKHPEIIPVGWDESEPTTPTVDYLAPGFLQEVRKYYEKVMEIVTPRIYLNGGKIIAFQLDNEIGMLSWVSNTPDLTDNVLNDFSNWLSERYGDNVSNRYPFTLEESAERNTAFRSPKEEYAAQLLKDLGYYMRYRFAKYIAILREYAEEFGVKDIPFVVNIHGTGGGRGFTYPIGISQLYETYNQGSGYISGSDIYFGDLDMKTFQDLYIINGLMEAVHNEDQPLTSVEFNCGDGNFGETLGERYDPSAADFKFRMCLAQGNRLINYYLFAGGKNARLHTLVDDGNDRIASTGERHGFAAPIGPEGDYNYTFPRMSRVNQSVMAVSDKLARMNEERDEVSFAFIPDYYMTEYRYPKSEVMREILSNIEANRGAGAWEIMGRAMLLNGYRFTAVDVQNKLLDVTKTPVLALPSARYMDSAIQEKLVNYLNTGGSILLYGEVPLFDMEGKDCTILAEALGVAYKGISRDGHGNYLSIYGDSWASAQPEIRSGFVQRFEVGPEVTPIFRVYGSDDVCGFESEVGSGRAIVIASFYRCDLPFFKTALERLGSYAKLTHDCPHHGIFMTSTVDAEGERFLHLLNLDGFDKEFTLYEDGVALLGGRKLLLQSKDGVMLPMNLAVGSVKIAYATAEITGVSADYIDFRLTQVEDVIAFERGTKILPSADYVIEENEELTLVRSKKHAKLDDQLRVLIG; encoded by the coding sequence ATGATTGAGATCAAGAACAAACAGATCATCATCGACGGAATGCCCGTTCTGATCACGTGCGGAGAGATTCATTATTACCGCCTTGATAAAAGCGACTGGCAAGACCGTTTAGATAAACTAAAAGAAACAGGTTGTAACGCCGTGGCCACTTATGTGCCATGGCTTTGGCATGAGCCGGTAGAAGGGCAGTTTGATTTTACGGGTAAAACGCGTCCTGAAACAGACCTTGCCGGTTTCATCGACCTTTGTACAGAAAACGGCTTTTATTTCTTCGTTCGTCCCGGGCCGTTCATCATGGCCGAGATGAAAAACGAAGGACTGCCATATTGGGTGTATGAAAAGCATCCTGAGATCATTCCGGTTGGTTGGGACGAGAGCGAACCCACAACACCGACAGTCGATTATCTCGCACCAGGATTCTTACAAGAGGTTCGTAAGTATTATGAAAAAGTAATGGAGATTGTTACGCCGCGCATCTATTTGAACGGCGGAAAAATCATTGCGTTTCAGCTAGATAACGAGATAGGCATGCTTTCTTGGGTGAGCAACACGCCGGATTTAACAGACAACGTGCTGAACGATTTTTCAAATTGGTTGAGCGAACGATACGGTGATAACGTGTCTAACCGCTATCCGTTTACGTTAGAAGAAAGTGCTGAGCGAAACACTGCATTCCGTTCTCCAAAAGAAGAGTATGCGGCTCAACTGTTAAAAGATCTTGGTTATTACATGCGCTACCGCTTCGCTAAATACATCGCGATTTTAAGAGAGTACGCGGAAGAGTTTGGTGTCAAAGACATTCCGTTCGTGGTCAACATCCACGGAACAGGTGGAGGACGTGGATTCACGTACCCGATTGGGATCAGTCAGCTGTATGAAACGTATAACCAAGGATCTGGGTACATCTCGGGCTCTGATATTTATTTTGGCGACCTTGACATGAAAACGTTCCAAGACCTCTACATCATCAACGGTCTGATGGAAGCTGTTCATAACGAGGATCAACCTTTAACGTCTGTGGAGTTCAACTGTGGTGACGGAAACTTTGGTGAGACACTAGGCGAGCGCTACGATCCATCAGCGGCGGATTTTAAATTTAGAATGTGTCTTGCTCAAGGAAACCGATTGATCAACTATTATCTGTTTGCTGGCGGTAAAAATGCGAGACTTCATACTCTTGTTGACGATGGGAACGATCGGATCGCCTCAACAGGTGAGCGCCATGGTTTTGCGGCGCCAATCGGTCCAGAAGGCGACTACAACTATACGTTTCCGCGCATGTCTCGCGTGAACCAAAGTGTGATGGCGGTGAGTGATAAGCTCGCGCGTATGAACGAAGAACGAGATGAAGTATCGTTCGCGTTCATCCCGGATTATTACATGACGGAATATCGTTATCCAAAGAGCGAAGTGATGCGCGAGATTCTCTCAAACATTGAGGCGAACCGCGGTGCGGGCGCTTGGGAGATCATGGGCCGTGCGATGCTGCTGAACGGCTATCGATTTACAGCGGTAGATGTTCAGAACAAACTCCTCGATGTGACGAAAACGCCTGTACTAGCGCTGCCTTCCGCTCGTTACATGGACAGTGCGATTCAAGAGAAACTCGTAAACTATTTGAACACGGGCGGGAGCATTCTGCTATACGGTGAGGTTCCTCTTTTTGATATGGAAGGGAAGGACTGTACGATTTTAGCAGAAGCTCTTGGCGTGGCGTATAAAGGGATTAGTCGTGATGGTCACGGAAACTACCTTTCTATCTATGGAGACAGCTGGGCTTCAGCTCAGCCAGAGATTCGTTCAGGCTTCGTGCAGCGTTTTGAAGTTGGACCAGAAGTAACGCCAATTTTTAGAGTGTACGGATCTGATGATGTGTGTGGCTTTGAGTCTGAGGTAGGAAGTGGACGAGCTATCGTGATCGCAAGCTTCTATCGCTGTGATCTGCCTTTCTTTAAAACAGCGCTCGAACGATTAGGAAGTTATGCGAAACTCACGCATGATTGTCCACATCATGGCATCTTTATGACATCGACGGTTGATGCAGAAGGTGAGCGTTTCCTTCATCTGTTGAACCTAGACGGATTTGATAAAGAATTTACGCTGTATGAAGATGGGGTAGCGTTGTTGGGTGGCAGGAAGCTGTTATTGCAGAGCAAGGACGGTGTGATGCTGCCTATGAATCTAGCTGTAGGCAGTGTGAAGATTGCTTACGCGACAGCAGAAATTACCGGTGTGAGTGCAGACTATATCGATTTTCGCCTAACTCAGGTGGAAGATGTGATCGCATTTGAACGTGGAACGAAGATTTTACCGAGTGCTGATTATGTGATTGAAGAAAATGAGGAATTGACGCTCGTTCGCAGTAAGAAACATGCAAAATTGGATGACCAGCTGCGTGTTTTGATTGGATAG
- a CDS encoding DUF5696 domain-containing protein, protein MYKKISVVLLTLLLPISVFAAQDDKKSTEQPPVPTEKSQNVMKYTSSSFTKPEKADDAPIKQKNSFQGFEKAAENDNLALYVNDETLAIKIENKKTKYVWNSGLDNPDQYRLNKTWEQMAQSAITVDYMDRRGKVKTESITTNDSKPRVKMNDKGFTASLYMNQSKLEFEVNVELEGSDLVVSIPKNEIRENKYTKLISMRVYPFLGAVNKSDINGYMFIPDGSGALIRYEKNGSKADAPFTGSVYGEDEAFLKTKVKKEEEEKVTPVEEIKMPVFGTVHGVKQNGFLAVIEEGYSHGDILAYPSGVSTDFNWISSEFHFRKEYYQPTSKNMKGLNVYQKTKNPFGVKLRYMFLQEDDADYVGMAKAYQNHLSETKQLDKKDDQTGVRLEFLGGEVKEGLLWDSVLPMTKVTDIPNMTSELKKDIDDLFVVYKGWSEGGLTGTLPQKFPFESELGSSDDVKDTIDSLKKDNIPLYFYSDYTKAYDGASGYSGSKDVAKKISAETISHSEDKKTLYYLSPEKSLAIAKEDAKEFKEYGISNVAIDTSGYTLFSDFSGKKSSERNQTIKTYQKLFGTLNKELGNVALYEPNTYLWNQTDRYLDIPMNASNYVFETDTVPFLQIVLKGYMPYYAPFSNFQSDSEGQMLRMIEYGAYPSYLLTKEASNLLAKTASSDVYTSEYYIWKDKILYQYENIKNSLGEVEGEEIVSRNVPQTGIVEVEYSNGKVIIVNYTNTTYKSNGTEVSPKDFAVTEGGESDETTRQ, encoded by the coding sequence GTGTATAAAAAGATAAGTGTTGTGCTTCTTACCTTGCTTCTCCCGATCTCTGTATTCGCGGCGCAAGATGATAAGAAAAGTACGGAACAGCCTCCCGTACCAACTGAGAAAAGCCAAAATGTGATGAAATATACGTCTTCTTCGTTTACGAAGCCTGAAAAAGCAGATGATGCTCCGATCAAGCAGAAAAACTCGTTTCAAGGCTTTGAAAAAGCAGCCGAGAACGATAATCTTGCTCTTTATGTGAACGACGAAACGCTCGCGATCAAAATCGAGAACAAAAAAACAAAATATGTCTGGAACTCCGGGCTCGATAATCCAGATCAGTACCGACTGAACAAAACGTGGGAACAGATGGCTCAATCAGCGATCACCGTTGATTATATGGACCGTCGCGGAAAAGTGAAAACCGAGAGCATCACGACGAACGATTCTAAGCCTCGTGTGAAGATGAACGATAAAGGGTTCACAGCCTCTCTTTACATGAACCAATCGAAGTTAGAATTTGAAGTGAACGTCGAGCTTGAAGGCAGCGATCTTGTCGTTTCGATTCCAAAGAATGAGATCAGAGAAAATAAGTATACAAAGCTCATCTCCATGCGCGTTTATCCGTTCTTAGGTGCGGTGAACAAGAGTGACATCAACGGCTACATGTTCATTCCGGACGGATCAGGTGCATTGATTCGTTACGAGAAGAACGGAAGTAAAGCCGATGCGCCGTTTACAGGATCTGTTTACGGTGAAGATGAAGCTTTTTTGAAAACGAAAGTGAAGAAGGAAGAAGAAGAAAAAGTAACACCGGTTGAAGAGATCAAGATGCCGGTATTCGGAACGGTTCACGGTGTGAAACAGAACGGATTTCTTGCCGTGATTGAAGAAGGCTACAGTCATGGAGACATTTTAGCGTATCCGTCAGGCGTTTCGACCGACTTTAACTGGATCTCTTCTGAATTTCATTTTAGAAAAGAATATTACCAGCCGACGAGTAAGAACATGAAGGGTCTGAACGTGTATCAAAAAACGAAGAACCCATTCGGCGTTAAGCTGAGATACATGTTCTTACAAGAAGATGACGCTGATTATGTAGGGATGGCAAAAGCGTATCAAAATCATCTTTCTGAAACAAAGCAACTTGATAAAAAAGACGACCAAACCGGTGTAAGACTTGAATTTTTAGGTGGCGAAGTGAAAGAAGGTTTGTTGTGGGATTCGGTTCTCCCGATGACGAAGGTTACAGACATTCCGAACATGACATCTGAACTCAAAAAAGACATCGATGATCTGTTCGTCGTCTATAAAGGCTGGTCGGAAGGCGGGCTAACCGGCACATTGCCTCAGAAGTTTCCGTTTGAAAGTGAGCTCGGAAGCAGTGACGACGTGAAGGACACGATCGACAGTCTTAAAAAAGACAACATTCCGCTTTATTTTTATAGCGATTACACAAAAGCTTATGATGGTGCATCTGGCTATTCGGGCAGCAAAGACGTAGCGAAGAAAATCAGTGCAGAGACGATCTCACACAGTGAAGATAAGAAAACACTGTATTATCTATCGCCAGAAAAATCTCTCGCGATCGCGAAAGAAGATGCAAAGGAATTTAAAGAATACGGCATCTCGAACGTGGCGATTGATACGAGCGGATACACGCTGTTCTCTGACTTTAGCGGGAAAAAATCGAGCGAGCGAAACCAGACGATCAAAACGTATCAAAAGCTGTTCGGCACACTCAACAAAGAATTAGGGAACGTTGCTCTTTATGAGCCGAACACGTATCTATGGAATCAAACTGATCGGTATCTCGACATTCCGATGAACGCGTCCAACTATGTGTTTGAAACAGACACGGTGCCATTTCTGCAGATCGTATTAAAAGGCTACATGCCATACTACGCACCGTTCTCGAACTTTCAGTCAGATTCGGAAGGTCAGATGCTGCGCATGATTGAGTACGGAGCCTATCCATCGTATCTTTTAACGAAAGAAGCGTCAAACCTTCTTGCTAAAACAGCATCGAGTGATGTTTATACATCGGAATACTACATCTGGAAAGACAAGATTTTGTATCAGTACGAAAACATTAAGAATAGTCTCGGTGAGGTAGAAGGCGAAGAGATCGTCAGCCGTAATGTGCCTCAAACGGGCATCGTAGAAGTAGAGTATTCGAACGGAAAAGTGATTATCGTTAACTATACGAACACGACTTATAAAAGTAATGGTACTGAAGTGAGTCCTAAGGATTTTGCGGTAACAGAAGGAGGAGAAAGCGATGAAACGACTAGGCAATAA
- a CDS encoding sigma-70 family RNA polymerase sigma factor, protein MKVTENNVVQQLINKNENAISFMIQQYGGLLTAIIKRHVNNQQQDYEECLDDVLLTVWDNIHSFDPTKNTFKQWIAAVAKYKAIDYQRKQISLQKQQFSVAEFHDSILPTQKPHEENLVHELLQQLPPNERRIFQKYYLEGNTSSEIAHEYNERESWVYNKLSRGRKKLKGFLFQNNEA, encoded by the coding sequence TTGAAAGTCACAGAAAACAATGTTGTACAACAACTAATAAACAAGAATGAAAATGCCATTTCTTTTATGATCCAACAGTACGGTGGTTTACTCACAGCGATCATCAAACGTCATGTGAACAATCAGCAACAAGATTATGAGGAATGCTTAGACGATGTGTTGCTAACGGTATGGGACAATATTCATTCCTTCGACCCTACGAAAAATACATTTAAACAATGGATTGCCGCTGTTGCGAAATATAAAGCCATTGATTATCAGAGGAAACAGATTTCTCTTCAAAAACAGCAATTCTCAGTAGCGGAATTTCATGATTCCATCCTACCGACGCAAAAGCCACATGAAGAGAACCTTGTTCATGAGTTGCTTCAACAATTACCTCCAAATGAACGGCGAATTTTTCAAAAGTACTATTTAGAAGGAAACACGTCGAGTGAAATCGCTCATGAATATAACGAGCGAGAGTCTTGGGTGTATAACAAGCTATCCAGAGGACGTAAGAAACTAAAAGGCTTTTTGTTTCAAAATAACGAAGCATGA
- a CDS encoding carbohydrate ABC transporter permease has product MQTKTQQVNKYYLKTKRMFLGMQGTDGLLYKLLIYGLLVGIGFVYLYPLLYMGVYSFKSLDDLLNPLVNWIPTQFYTGNYEQANKVLNFFSTLMETLYVTVLPALAQTAIAAVVGYGLARFEFRGKKIMFVLVLATFIIPPQVTLIPRYIFFNELNILGSLSAFLLPATFGQGLNSAIFILIFYQFFRAVPKALEEAAQLDGAGHFRIFFTIALPMALPAIIISFLFSFVWYWNETYLAAIYFGDALTTLPLQLQKFVATYQQMFPAEMGVSGGNQLNEGIKMAGTVLSILPLLIVYFITQRWFVEGVDRSGITGE; this is encoded by the coding sequence GTGCAAACCAAAACACAGCAAGTGAACAAGTATTACTTAAAAACAAAACGCATGTTTTTGGGCATGCAGGGGACAGATGGTCTTCTTTATAAGCTCTTGATCTACGGACTCTTGGTAGGAATCGGATTCGTGTATCTCTATCCGCTTCTTTACATGGGTGTGTACAGCTTTAAAAGTTTGGACGATCTGTTGAACCCGCTCGTAAACTGGATTCCAACACAGTTTTATACCGGAAACTATGAGCAGGCGAACAAAGTGCTAAACTTCTTCTCAACATTGATGGAAACGTTGTATGTAACCGTTCTTCCTGCCTTGGCACAAACTGCTATAGCAGCAGTTGTCGGATACGGACTTGCTCGTTTTGAGTTTCGCGGTAAAAAAATCATGTTCGTTCTTGTGCTCGCAACGTTCATCATCCCGCCGCAAGTGACGCTCATTCCGAGATATATCTTCTTTAATGAGCTGAACATCCTTGGCAGTCTGAGTGCGTTCTTGCTACCTGCAACGTTCGGACAAGGATTGAACAGCGCGATCTTCATCCTGATCTTTTATCAGTTTTTTAGAGCCGTGCCAAAAGCTTTGGAAGAAGCAGCTCAGTTGGATGGCGCAGGGCATTTTCGAATCTTTTTCACAATCGCCTTACCGATGGCATTGCCTGCCATCATCATCTCGTTTTTGTTCTCGTTCGTTTGGTATTGGAACGAAACGTATTTGGCGGCGATCTATTTTGGAGATGCGTTAACAACACTACCGCTGCAGCTGCAAAAGTTCGTTGCGACCTATCAGCAGATGTTCCCAGCTGAGATGGGAGTGTCAGGCGGTAACCAGTTGAACGAAGGAATCAAGATGGCAGGAACCGTCCTGTCGATTCTACCTCTATTAATTGTGTACTTTATCACGCAGCGCTGGTTTGTTGAAGGTGTGGATCGTTCGGGGATTACTGGGGAGTAA
- the bglX gene encoding beta-glucosidase BglX translates to MLKQNVQHLIQDMTLEEKIAQLVQLATPFFKGSSDQGFITGPMQEMGITDDVIRNTGSVLGGSGARETRNIQEAHLKENRHGIPLLMMADIVHGFKTIFPVPLAIGCSWDMDLAEKSAEIAAKEASVSGVHVTFAPMVDLVRDPRWGRVMESTGEDGFLNSEFARAFVRGFQGTDLTNDKDRVAACVKHFAAYGAPEGGRDYNTVNMSERQLRESYLPAYKAALDEGCEMVMTAFNTVDGIPATANKKLMRDLLRDEWGFDGVIISDWGAVKEQLPHGVAEDEAEAAYKALTAGVDIEMMTTCYVDHVKELVESGKLSESLVDESVERILTLKQKLGLFENPYRGADEKRAEEVILCDEHRDVARELAAKSCVLLKNEGGVLPLQPTQKIALIGPFATNGDLMGPWSWQGAYDDVVKVDTGLLNKLADPSLLTVADGCDVESVTTEQLEKAVRVASDADVIVLALGEASFMSGEAGCRADIRLPEPQLQLIQEMKKLGKPIVTVLFNGRPLDLHGVADQVDAVLEAWYPGTEAGAAIADLLFGDVNPSGRLSMSFPYSVGQVPVYYNHFNTGRPQPTPENKERYLSHYLDIPNEPLFPFGFGLSYTEFTYDDVKLSSEVLTEDDVITASVTVTNTGDVAGEELVQLYIRDIAGDVVRPVKELKGYKKIVLEPGASEEVTFEITEEMLRYHHENLEFKSDAGKFTMFIGKNSHDVVSVPFRLVK, encoded by the coding sequence ATGCTTAAGCAAAACGTGCAACATTTAATTCAAGACATGACATTAGAAGAAAAGATCGCGCAGTTGGTTCAGTTGGCTACGCCTTTCTTTAAAGGTTCATCTGATCAAGGTTTTATCACGGGTCCTATGCAGGAGATGGGGATTACGGATGACGTGATTCGTAATACAGGATCTGTTCTTGGTGGATCAGGAGCTCGTGAAACGCGCAACATTCAAGAAGCACACCTAAAAGAAAACCGTCATGGCATTCCTTTATTGATGATGGCTGATATCGTGCATGGTTTTAAGACGATCTTTCCGGTACCTCTTGCGATCGGTTGTTCTTGGGATATGGATCTTGCTGAAAAAAGTGCAGAGATCGCAGCCAAAGAAGCATCTGTTTCAGGTGTTCACGTAACGTTCGCGCCAATGGTCGACCTTGTACGTGACCCGCGCTGGGGCCGTGTAATGGAATCAACGGGTGAAGATGGTTTCCTAAATAGTGAGTTTGCTCGTGCGTTCGTTCGTGGTTTCCAAGGAACAGATCTAACGAACGACAAAGATCGTGTAGCAGCTTGCGTGAAGCACTTTGCGGCATACGGTGCTCCTGAGGGTGGACGCGATTACAATACGGTGAACATGTCTGAACGCCAGCTTCGCGAGTCTTACCTGCCTGCTTATAAAGCGGCGCTTGATGAAGGCTGTGAGATGGTGATGACGGCGTTCAACACAGTGGACGGGATTCCAGCAACGGCGAATAAGAAGCTGATGCGCGACCTACTTCGTGACGAGTGGGGCTTCGATGGTGTGATCATCTCGGATTGGGGTGCTGTAAAAGAGCAGCTTCCGCACGGTGTCGCTGAAGACGAAGCAGAAGCAGCATACAAAGCACTGACAGCTGGTGTTGACATCGAAATGATGACAACGTGCTACGTTGACCATGTGAAAGAGCTTGTGGAAAGCGGCAAGTTATCGGAATCTCTCGTTGATGAGTCGGTAGAACGTATTTTAACGTTGAAACAGAAGCTCGGACTTTTTGAGAATCCGTATCGTGGCGCTGATGAGAAGCGTGCGGAAGAAGTCATTCTGTGCGATGAGCACCGTGATGTAGCACGTGAACTTGCTGCGAAATCGTGTGTCCTTTTAAAAAATGAAGGTGGCGTTCTTCCCCTTCAACCAACACAAAAAATTGCACTCATCGGCCCGTTCGCTACAAATGGCGATCTGATGGGACCTTGGTCTTGGCAAGGTGCTTATGATGACGTGGTAAAAGTGGACACAGGATTGTTAAACAAGTTGGCTGATCCTTCTTTGTTAACGGTTGCGGATGGTTGTGATGTTGAGTCTGTAACAACTGAGCAGCTGGAAAAAGCGGTTCGTGTTGCGAGTGATGCGGACGTGATCGTACTCGCACTTGGAGAAGCATCATTCATGAGTGGTGAAGCGGGATGTCGTGCTGACATTCGTTTGCCAGAGCCTCAGCTTCAACTAATTCAAGAAATGAAAAAGTTAGGTAAGCCGATCGTGACGGTACTCTTTAACGGTCGCCCGCTCGACTTGCATGGTGTGGCAGATCAAGTTGATGCAGTATTAGAAGCTTGGTACCCAGGAACTGAAGCAGGTGCTGCGATTGCTGATCTTTTATTCGGAGATGTGAATCCATCTGGTCGTCTATCGATGTCGTTCCCATATTCCGTTGGTCAGGTTCCTGTGTATTACAACCACTTTAACACAGGTCGTCCACAGCCGACTCCAGAAAATAAAGAGCGTTATCTGTCTCATTATCTGGACATTCCGAACGAGCCTCTATTCCCGTTCGGTTTTGGATTGAGCTATACAGAGTTCACGTATGACGATGTGAAGTTGTCTAGTGAAGTGTTAACGGAGGATGATGTGATTACAGCTTCTGTCACTGTTACGAATACGGGCGATGTTGCTGGTGAAGAGCTTGTTCAGCTATATATCCGTGATATTGCGGGTGATGTTGTTCGTCCGGTGAAAGAGTTAAAAGGTTATAAAAAAATTGTTCTTGAGCCTGGAGCGTCCGAGGAAGTAACTTTCGAGATCACAGAAGAAATGCTTCGCTATCACCACGAGAACCTTGAGTTCAAGAGTGATGCAGGTAAGTTTACGATGTTTATCGGGAAAAATAGCCATGATGTGGTGAGTGTTCCGTTTAGGTTGGTTAAGTAA
- a CDS encoding sugar ABC transporter permease, producing the protein MKRLGNNRNLTGLLFVSPWIIGFLVFTAFPLLYSLFLSFQEVKITTDGIKTNFVSFGNYEYAFSVDGTFVDRVLTYLEEMVISVPIIIVFSLIIALLLNQKIKFRGLFRTIFFLPVIIASGPVIKELIDQGITTIPSIEQYAIYQALNDNPDGFFNGILLYLIKNLIVILWYSGVQILIFLAALQKMDKQIFEAAKIDGASNWEFFWKITLPSLKPMIIVNLIYTIVTYSVFSLNPIIEHIQKNMFKVDTGYGYASALSWIYFLIIAAALAIAVGVMTVKRKKKYT; encoded by the coding sequence ATGAAACGACTAGGCAATAACAGAAATCTAACAGGATTGCTGTTTGTTTCACCATGGATCATCGGCTTTCTCGTCTTTACGGCGTTTCCGCTTCTATACTCACTCTTTTTAAGCTTTCAGGAAGTAAAGATTACGACCGATGGCATCAAGACGAACTTTGTAAGCTTTGGAAACTATGAATACGCGTTTTCGGTCGATGGAACGTTCGTTGACCGCGTCCTAACCTATCTAGAAGAGATGGTCATCTCCGTTCCGATCATCATCGTCTTTTCATTGATCATCGCTCTATTGTTGAACCAGAAGATTAAGTTCCGCGGATTGTTCCGTACGATCTTCTTCCTGCCCGTAATTATTGCAAGCGGACCGGTAATCAAAGAGCTGATCGATCAAGGAATCACGACAATTCCTTCTATTGAACAATACGCCATCTACCAAGCGTTAAATGATAACCCGGATGGATTCTTTAACGGGATCTTATTGTATTTAATAAAAAACCTGATCGTAATCCTGTGGTATTCAGGCGTACAGATCTTAATTTTCTTAGCTGCACTTCAAAAGATGGACAAGCAGATCTTTGAGGCAGCGAAGATCGACGGTGCGAGCAACTGGGAATTCTTTTGGAAGATCACCCTGCCAAGTCTAAAGCCGATGATCATCGTTAACTTGATCTACACAATCGTAACGTATTCAGTCTTCTCGCTGAATCCAATCATTGAACATATTCAGAAAAACATGTTTAAAGTAGACACAGGTTATGGCTATGCTTCAGCACTATCGTGGATCTACTTCCTGATCATCGCTGCAGCGCTTGCGATTGCGGTCGGTGTGATGACGGTAAAAAGAAAGAAAAAATACACCTAA
- a CDS encoding glucoamylase family protein, which yields MDTQKLLDLEAKGCFDFFWNEANTDKNSPGYGLILDQSANKKVASIASNGFGLTAIIIGIERGWITKEEGYERTKGTLETFLNNVEHASGFFYHFLNMQTAKKNEEWYDCASIIDTGIFLCGAVTSAEYFGGEIAELFEKIYARIDWNVYYDEPVNQFYMGYNPETGGFHHWDMYAEQMMTYVLGVASPTHPVPAKIYDGFERRKGTYKDYEYIHAPGNAMFVHQYSHAFIDFRNIVDGDGINWYENSVKASLANRAFCKEKSSEFKTYHENAWGLTACASPTGYRVPGAPPYYEGCEPELEGTVAPTGAAGSIVFTPEESIAAMKYFYEEHPQLWGEYGFQDSYNLDVTPAWYSDHVIGIDKGITLLMIENYQSGLPWDLFMKNKYVKQGADLLGWKKTEGSPVK from the coding sequence ATGGATACACAAAAACTATTAGACCTTGAAGCAAAAGGGTGCTTTGATTTCTTTTGGAACGAAGCGAACACGGATAAAAACAGTCCGGGATACGGGTTGATTCTAGATCAGTCAGCGAATAAAAAAGTAGCAAGTATCGCATCAAACGGGTTCGGATTAACGGCGATCATCATCGGAATCGAGCGCGGATGGATTACGAAAGAAGAAGGGTACGAACGTACAAAAGGGACGCTCGAAACGTTCTTAAACAACGTGGAACACGCGAGCGGCTTCTTTTACCACTTCTTAAACATGCAGACGGCGAAGAAAAACGAAGAGTGGTACGACTGTGCGTCCATCATCGATACGGGCATCTTCTTATGTGGTGCCGTAACTTCTGCTGAATACTTTGGGGGAGAAATCGCGGAGCTTTTCGAGAAAATTTACGCGCGCATCGACTGGAACGTGTATTATGATGAGCCGGTGAACCAGTTCTACATGGGCTACAACCCGGAAACGGGCGGCTTCCACCATTGGGATATGTACGCGGAGCAGATGATGACGTATGTGCTTGGCGTTGCGTCTCCTACACATCCGGTTCCGGCAAAAATTTATGACGGTTTCGAGCGCAGGAAAGGAACGTACAAAGATTACGAGTACATCCATGCGCCAGGAAACGCGATGTTTGTTCACCAATATTCACATGCGTTCATCGATTTTAGAAACATCGTCGACGGAGACGGAATCAACTGGTACGAGAACTCGGTAAAAGCATCCCTTGCGAACCGTGCGTTTTGTAAAGAAAAATCAAGTGAGTTCAAAACGTATCACGAGAACGCGTGGGGCTTAACGGCTTGCGCGAGTCCGACCGGCTACCGTGTTCCAGGTGCTCCTCCTTATTATGAAGGGTGTGAGCCTGAACTTGAAGGTACGGTTGCACCGACGGGAGCAGCGGGATCGATCGTGTTCACACCAGAAGAGTCGATCGCGGCAATGAAGTATTTTTACGAAGAGCACCCACAGCTTTGGGGTGAGTATGGTTTCCAAGATTCTTATAACCTGGACGTAACGCCAGCTTGGTATTCAGACCATGTAATCGGTATTGATAAGGGAATCACGCTACTTATGATCGAAAACTATCAATCTGGTCTTCCGTGGGATCTGTTTATGAAAAATAAGTATGTGAAACAAGGTGCTGACTTGTTAGGTTGGAAAAAGACAGAAGGAAGTCCTGTTAAATGA